The Kosmotoga olearia TBF 19.5.1 sequence AGAGGAATAGAACTTTTAAAAGAATTAGTCTCTCTCTCCGTTCCGGTAGTTAAAAGCCACGGAGTAATTTGCCTTTGCAGTTGCGCTTATAATCTTGGGCTAGAACATCTTATTGAAGCATTAAGAAAGGTATCTTTGGAATTAGACGTTCAGTATAAAAATATTGGGATAACCTACCAGTCTTTAGATCATCCCTGGGTTTTGCAAATCCCGGAATCGCTTTATTTAAAGTGTGTGTGGACAGTTGTTGAAAAGAGGTGATAGAGGTGCCAGCTATATGGACCCACCTCATTCACGGTGACAGGGTTTTAAGAGAATTGAATATCGGTTTTGAAGAGGATTCCCTTTTCCTGTTCCATCTGGGAACCCAGGGACCTAATGTTTTCTTTTACCACGAGAATGAAGAATACAAAACCGCAGGTCACAGACTGCATAATCACAAGTGCGGTAAGTTTCTCTCCTACCTTTCAGAAAATTTATTTGAAGATTTTAGTCCCTATGTATACGGCATAATCTGTCATCACACACTAGATAGATTGACTCATCCATACATAATCTCACGTGCTGGAAACAGCAGCAAACATACCGATCTTGAAGAGGTAATAGACATTCAAATGGTAAAACGTTTCTTAAAAATTTCCATCGATACATTGAATCCACTGGGAATATTGCCTAAAGAGGTCCCTGAAATCATCGATCAGCTTTATGCAACATTCCTTTATGATGTTTTCAGAATAGACGGCATAAGCTTTTCTGAAGCTTACGGTAGAATGAGAGAAATGCTAACGCGAAAAGACCGCTCAGCTTTAGCGAATATCTTCAGAGGATTCACAAAGATATTTACACCTGGAAGTTCCCAAAAACAGCTGTTACTGAACGAAGACGTGTTGAACCTCAACAAGCGTTCCTGGTATCATCCAACCACCGGCTGGGAAAGCCGGGCCACTTTCCTTGAGTTATTTGATAATGCCGTTGAAGAAGCTGCTAAGATAATTCTCCCTTCTCTGAAGACTCATCGACCACCACAAATCCCCGATTTTTCATTCATGACGAATCTTCCATGCGTAGATTATTGAGGTGATAATTGTGAAAGTCCTTGGATTGGTTATGGCAAATCACCGCGCAGAAACCCTCAGACCCTTAACAAAGAAGCGTACGAGTGCAGCTTTACCGGTTTTCGGAAAATACAGAGCCATCGACTTTACGTTGAGCAATATGGTTAATGCCGGTATATCAAAGATTGGAATAGTTACTCAATACAGTCCCCGGAGCCTTATGGATCATCTCGGCTCAGGAAAGGAATGGGATCTCGACAGAAAAAGAGGAGGTCTTTTTATACTCCAGCCTTACGATACAGCATCCAAAGAAACTCTTGGATATGTAGGAAGTGCTGATGCCCTTTTTCAGAACATGACCATATTGAAAAGAGGAAATGAAGACTACACTCTTATCAGTGATGGTGACAGTATATACAAGATCGATTTCAGCAAAATGTTCAGAGCACATATCGAAACTGGAGCTGATATAACAGTTTTAACCGCAAGATCTGAATTTGTAAAGCATCAAGCCGTTCACCAGAAAACCATTTCCGACGAAACGGGAAGAGTCGTTGAATGGAAAATGGAAGACGAAAACATTGAAAATGAAAAATTTTCCGTTCCTCTCGGCGTTTACTTCATGAACAAATTCCTTCTGAGAGAATTGCTTTATGCGAATGTTCCCGAAGGTAAGGTAGATTTCGTCAAGGATATCATCGCGTCCAATGTAGATTCACTCAGAGTAGTTGAGTATAGATTTGAAGGATACTGGAGAAACCTTAAATGTGGTTTGGATTGTTATTATAAAACCAATTTAGACATACTCTCTGAAGAAGTAAGGCAAGAACTTTTTTACCAGCACGGAAAGATCTACACCAAGCTAAAAGATTTGCCACCACCGAAGATAACCGGTACAGCACGGGTTTCAAATTCCATGATAAGCGATGGTTCCATTATATCCGGACGGATCCATAACTCCGTTCTCTTCAGAAACGTTAAGGTACTTGCGGGAGCTATTGTGAAAAATTCGGTAGTACTTGAAGGCTGTCTCATAGAAGAAGGTGCTTACGTTGAAAATGCGGTGTTAGATAAGAATACAGTGATACGGTCTGGAAGAAGATTTATTGGGTCTCCTGAGAAACCAGCTATTGCAGAAAAGTTCGCGGTTTTATGAGGTGATACGAATGGCAAACAGAACCGTTGCTCTCATTCTCGCCGGGGGACAAGGGACCAGATTGGGATTGTTCACAGAAGAAATGGCAAAACCCGCTGTTCCTTTCGGTGGGAAATACAGAATAATTGATTTTACTTTAAGTAACTGCGTAAATTCAGGTATATACAACGTTGGGGTTCTGACGCAGTATCGGCCTCATACACTCAGTAAACACATTGGGATTGGCAGACCATGGGATCTAGATAGAAAAGACGGTGGCGTTGTAATACTACCACCTTATAAGGGACGAGAGGATTCTGATTGGTATTCCGGAACAGCCAACGCGGTTTTTCAAAATATAGATTATGTTGACGACTTCGATCCAGAACTTGTCCTTATACTATCTGGTGATCATATCTATGCTATGGATTACAATGAACTCATAGATTTCCATTATTCGAAAGCTGCCGATGGTACGATCGCCTGTATGAGGGTTCCTATGTCCGAGGCTTCGAGATTTGGAATCGTTGTAACTGACTTCAATGAGAGAATCGTTGAATTCCAAGAAAAACCAAAAGAACCAAGATCAAATCTGGCATCCCTCGGTATCTACGTTTTTAAATGGAAATTCCTGAAAAAAATGCTTATAGAAGATGAAAAAGATCCCAACAGTTTCCATGATTTTGGTAAGAACATACTGCCAAGAATTGTTGAAGAAAATCAGGGTTCTCTGTTTGCTTTCCCTTTCGAAGGATACTGGCGAGATGTTGGAACCATAAGGTCTTTATGGGAAGCCAATCTGGAGTTGACACGTCCGCTTCCTCCTCTTAATCTCCATGATCCAACGTGGAGATTTTATACTCATACCGAGGAATATCCACCAGCTTTCGTTGCTAACGACGCAAATATTCGGAATTCATTGGTCAGTGAAGGAGCTGTTATTCACGGATATGTGGAGAACTCCGTTATTTTTCAGGGAGTTTATATTGCACCGAACGTTACAATAAAAAACTCCGTGATTATGACCAATACTATAATCGAAGAGAATTGTGTTATCGATAAGGGAATCATAGGTGAGAACAGCATCATACGAAACGGCACTCATCTCGGAGAAGGTGAAGAAAAAGAGAACAATATGTTCCCGGATATATACAACGCTGGGCTTGTTGTTGTCGGCTCCGATGTCGTTATTCCTTCTGGAAGGCGTGTTGGAAAGAACGTTGCTATATGGAATCACGTAAAAGAATCCGATATAGATGGTGACATCAACAGTGGCGAAACTGTCTTTCCAAAAAACAGATAGAAAAAATGGAATTTCTTTGATTTTCACCTCACTGTGTCTGGCACTCACAGTGATTTTAGTTGCTATGATATGGTTCCTCGACAGTTATACAAAAAAACAGGAAAAACTCGTTGAAGATACCTTTAAACTAAGTCTTGATATAAGGAGTATTTTCCATACATTCCCGAATAACGCAAATAAAACAACAGAAATCACCACAGAAACCATCTATCAAAACGATACAAAAATAGAGATTCTTTCTGTTAAAATAAATACACCTGAGCAAGGTGTCACATTCGAATTCATAGGCTCTATCGAACCCTTAGATACAGGGGAAGGAGAAAAAAACAAAAAAGGAAGAAGGAGGTAGGGAAAATGAGAAAACTGCTTCTAGTATCGCTATTAGTACTCATTGCGGTATTTGTTCTTGCAGAAAAGATAACCATCCTGCACATCAACGACACACACGGGCATGCATGGACTTTTAGTGAATGGAAAAATCCCGATATAGGTGGTTTTGCTTTGATTGCAACCCTGGTTGATCAATTCAGGAAAGAGAATCCCAATACGTTGTTTTTGCACGCTGGCGATCTCAATACCGGTGTACCTGAATCCGACCTCATAGACGCCGCAGCGGATATCGTTGCATTGAACCTCATGGGACTGGATGCGATCGTCCTTGGAAACCATGAATTCGACAACCCACCGGAAGTTCTGGCAAAACAGATAAAATGGGCTCACTTCCCATTCTTGAGTGCAAACATTTATAAAGATGGAAAACCTGCTTTCACCCCTTACATAATTAAAGAAGTCGGTGGATTGAAAGTTGCGATCGTTGGTTTCACCACCGAGGAAACGGAAATCCTCGAAGCCCTTTATGCTCAAGGTTATGAATGGAAGAGTGTCATCGAAGTCGCCAAGGAATTGGTTCCTGAACTGAAAAAACAGGCAGACCTTGTTATTGCCCTAACACATCTTGGTACTGGCAAACCTATCGTAGGTGTTAACTCTATCGAACTCGCTGAACAAGTTGATGGCATAGATGTCATTGTTGACGGTCACAGTCATTCTCTTCTCACCGAACCAATGGTTGTAAATGAAACTCTCATCATTCAAGCTGGAGAATGGGGCAAATACCTCGGTAAGCTCGATCTCGAAGTAGAAAATGGCGGAATCGTTTTCGTCAGCTACGAATCCATCCCGATAAAGAAAGCCAATATAGAATCCAACAGAGCTGTTGATATCGTTCTTGATTATTTCAAGAAGCTTGGGGATGAAAAACTCGATACCGTTGTTGGTGAAACCAAGATTCTGCTTGAAGGAACAAGAGCAATAATCAGAAATCAGGATACAAATCTCGGTCACCTTGTAGCTGATGCCATGGTCTGGAAGACTGGTGCCGACCTCGCCATAACCAACGCAGGTGGAATCAGAGCCTCAATTCAGCCCGGACCGATAACATACCGCGATATTCTCAAGGTTCTTCCGTTTGGCAATACCCTTTACATCATAAAGATCACAGGGGAACAGTTGATGGAAGTACTCAAATACACCACAACGATTCCAGCTGGAAA is a genomic window containing:
- a CDS encoding bifunctional UDP-sugar hydrolase/5'-nucleotidase — its product is MRKLLLVSLLVLIAVFVLAEKITILHINDTHGHAWTFSEWKNPDIGGFALIATLVDQFRKENPNTLFLHAGDLNTGVPESDLIDAAADIVALNLMGLDAIVLGNHEFDNPPEVLAKQIKWAHFPFLSANIYKDGKPAFTPYIIKEVGGLKVAIVGFTTEETEILEALYAQGYEWKSVIEVAKELVPELKKQADLVIALTHLGTGKPIVGVNSIELAEQVDGIDVIVDGHSHSLLTEPMVVNETLIIQAGEWGKYLGKLDLEVENGGIVFVSYESIPIKKANIESNRAVDIVLDYFKKLGDEKLDTVVGETKILLEGTRAIIRNQDTNLGHLVADAMVWKTGADLAITNAGGIRASIQPGPITYRDILKVLPFGNTLYIIKITGEQLMEVLKYTTTIPAGKGARPQVANLSYKIENGEVKDVMIKGEPIDLSKTYTLVTNNYMAAGGDGYKMLKGLEGYDTGFVLADVVMEYISEISPITEYDDAPRVIKVEAE
- the glgD gene encoding glucose-1-phosphate adenylyltransferase subunit GlgD, translated to MKVLGLVMANHRAETLRPLTKKRTSAALPVFGKYRAIDFTLSNMVNAGISKIGIVTQYSPRSLMDHLGSGKEWDLDRKRGGLFILQPYDTASKETLGYVGSADALFQNMTILKRGNEDYTLISDGDSIYKIDFSKMFRAHIETGADITVLTARSEFVKHQAVHQKTISDETGRVVEWKMEDENIENEKFSVPLGVYFMNKFLLRELLYANVPEGKVDFVKDIIASNVDSLRVVEYRFEGYWRNLKCGLDCYYKTNLDILSEEVRQELFYQHGKIYTKLKDLPPPKITGTARVSNSMISDGSIISGRIHNSVLFRNVKVLAGAIVKNSVVLEGCLIEEGAYVENAVLDKNTVIRSGRRFIGSPEKPAIAEKFAVL
- a CDS encoding zinc dependent phospholipase C family protein — its product is MPAIWTHLIHGDRVLRELNIGFEEDSLFLFHLGTQGPNVFFYHENEEYKTAGHRLHNHKCGKFLSYLSENLFEDFSPYVYGIICHHTLDRLTHPYIISRAGNSSKHTDLEEVIDIQMVKRFLKISIDTLNPLGILPKEVPEIIDQLYATFLYDVFRIDGISFSEAYGRMREMLTRKDRSALANIFRGFTKIFTPGSSQKQLLLNEDVLNLNKRSWYHPTTGWESRATFLELFDNAVEEAAKIILPSLKTHRPPQIPDFSFMTNLPCVDY
- a CDS encoding glucose-1-phosphate adenylyltransferase, with translation MANRTVALILAGGQGTRLGLFTEEMAKPAVPFGGKYRIIDFTLSNCVNSGIYNVGVLTQYRPHTLSKHIGIGRPWDLDRKDGGVVILPPYKGREDSDWYSGTANAVFQNIDYVDDFDPELVLILSGDHIYAMDYNELIDFHYSKAADGTIACMRVPMSEASRFGIVVTDFNERIVEFQEKPKEPRSNLASLGIYVFKWKFLKKMLIEDEKDPNSFHDFGKNILPRIVEENQGSLFAFPFEGYWRDVGTIRSLWEANLELTRPLPPLNLHDPTWRFYTHTEEYPPAFVANDANIRNSLVSEGAVIHGYVENSVIFQGVYIAPNVTIKNSVIMTNTIIEENCVIDKGIIGENSIIRNGTHLGEGEEKENNMFPDIYNAGLVVVGSDVVIPSGRRVGKNVAIWNHVKESDIDGDINSGETVFPKNR